Proteins from a genomic interval of Bradyrhizobium sp. CCGB01:
- a CDS encoding S10 family peptidase gives MVMRLPALRRATLVLAVSTFALAGFARAEDPPQPRAETTAPAGQKGGRGGNAPGAPQNSSSAAEPHRLPPDSTTKQTLDLPGRALNFSATAGSIRVFDGKGEPLADIAYTSYELDGADRATRPVTFLFNGGPGASSAWLQFGAAGPWRLPLDGEALSPSASPEVKPNAETWLDFTDLVFIDPVSTGYSRFVASGDDARKSFYSVDGDVNAIALVIRRWLEKHDRLTSPKYVAGESYGGIRGPKVVRQLQLQHGVGVRGLILVSPLLDFREFTGTSVLQYVATLPSYVAVAREAKGSVKRADLADVEAYARGEFLADLVKGEADKEATNRLADKVAELTGIDQAVSRRLAGRFDVGEFRREFDRKNGKVTGRYDASVRGFDPYPDSSSSRFGDPSGDALQAPLTSAAVDVLTRKLNWRPDGSYEVLNGAVEGHWDFGRGINPPQSVSELRQILATDAKLNVLVGHGLFDLATPYFGTKRVLDQLPAFATPRVKFVVYPGGHMFYSRDGSRQAFRSEVEALIRE, from the coding sequence ATGGTCATGCGTTTGCCGGCGCTGCGCCGCGCGACCCTGGTACTGGCGGTGTCGACTTTCGCGCTCGCGGGATTTGCGCGCGCGGAGGATCCGCCGCAGCCTCGCGCCGAGACGACGGCACCCGCCGGACAGAAGGGTGGGCGCGGCGGCAACGCGCCAGGCGCGCCGCAGAATTCATCGTCCGCCGCCGAGCCGCATCGTCTGCCGCCGGATTCGACCACGAAGCAGACGCTCGATCTGCCGGGCCGCGCACTCAACTTCAGCGCGACGGCCGGCTCGATCCGCGTGTTCGACGGCAAGGGTGAGCCGCTCGCCGACATCGCCTACACGTCCTATGAGCTCGATGGTGCCGACCGCGCGACGCGGCCCGTGACGTTCCTGTTCAACGGCGGTCCCGGCGCGTCCTCGGCATGGCTCCAGTTCGGCGCCGCGGGTCCGTGGCGGCTGCCGCTCGATGGCGAAGCGCTGTCGCCGTCGGCCTCGCCCGAGGTGAAGCCGAACGCGGAGACCTGGCTCGACTTCACCGATCTCGTCTTCATCGACCCCGTCAGCACCGGCTACAGCCGTTTTGTTGCGAGTGGCGACGACGCGCGCAAGTCCTTCTATTCCGTCGACGGCGACGTCAATGCGATCGCGCTCGTGATCCGTCGCTGGCTCGAGAAGCACGATCGGCTGACTTCGCCGAAATACGTCGCGGGCGAAAGCTATGGCGGCATTCGCGGGCCGAAGGTGGTGCGCCAGTTGCAGCTCCAGCATGGCGTCGGCGTCCGGGGACTGATCCTGGTGTCGCCGCTGCTGGACTTCCGCGAGTTCACCGGCACCAGCGTCCTGCAATATGTCGCGACGCTGCCGAGCTATGTCGCGGTGGCGCGCGAAGCCAAAGGATCGGTCAAGCGCGCCGATCTCGCCGACGTCGAGGCTTACGCGCGCGGCGAGTTCTTGGCCGACCTCGTCAAGGGCGAGGCGGACAAGGAGGCCACCAACCGTCTCGCCGACAAGGTCGCCGAGCTCACCGGGATCGACCAGGCTGTGAGCCGCAGGCTCGCCGGCCGCTTCGACGTCGGTGAATTCCGCCGCGAGTTCGACCGCAAGAACGGCAAGGTGACGGGGCGCTACGACGCCTCGGTGCGCGGCTTCGATCCCTATCCGGATTCGAGCAGCTCGCGGTTCGGCGACCCCTCAGGCGATGCGCTCCAGGCGCCGCTGACGAGTGCCGCGGTTGACGTGCTGACGCGCAAGCTCAACTGGCGGCCCGATGGCTCCTACGAGGTCCTGAACGGCGCCGTCGAGGGCCACTGGGATTTCGGCCGTGGCATCAACCCGCCGCAGTCGGTGTCGGAGCTGCGCCAGATCCTCGCCACCGACGCGAAGCTCAACGTGCTGGTCGGGCACGGCCTGTTCGATCTCGCCACGCCCTATTTCGGGACGAAGCGGGTGCTCGACCAGTTGCCTGCGTTCGCAACACCGCGGGTCAAGTTCGTCGTCTATCCCGGCGGCCACATGTTCTATTCGCGCGACGGCTCGCGGCAGGCGTTTCGGAGCGAGGTGGAGGCGTTGATCAGGGAGTAG